One window from the genome of Sphaerotilus microaerophilus encodes:
- a CDS encoding helix-hairpin-helix domain-containing protein — protein MRVLRKASGKAACAANCARLEQIPNIGPAMAADLRRLGIGLPQELAQQDAHQLYTRLCDATGQRQDPCVLDTFMAAIDFLRGAESRPWWRYTEARKAHPATPPALAWFSPRRTGR, from the coding sequence ATGCGTGTACTGCGCAAGGCCTCGGGCAAGGCTGCCTGTGCCGCCAACTGCGCGCGGCTGGAGCAGATTCCCAACATCGGCCCGGCCATGGCCGCCGACCTGCGCCGCCTGGGTATCGGGCTGCCACAGGAACTGGCCCAGCAGGACGCCCACCAGCTGTACACGCGGCTGTGCGACGCCACCGGGCAGCGCCAGGACCCCTGCGTGCTCGACACCTTCATGGCCGCGATCGACTTCCTGCGGGGCGCCGAGTCCCGCCCGTGGTGGCGCTACACCGAAGCGCGCAAAGCCCACCCGGCGACACCCCCCGCACTTGCGTGGTTCAGCCCGCGCCGGACGGGCCGATGA